A DNA window from Roseovarius sp. Pro17 contains the following coding sequences:
- a CDS encoding tyrosine-type recombinase/integrase, producing MARPKHKLSAMEVKSLPPGKYCDGDGLWLHRRDDGGAQWFLRVTAPGRRREMGLGSAAEVSLKEVRQSAEHWRSFARQGIDPIKQREKERREAERNLHCLADVALEAFECRKAELKGDGKAGRWFSPLELHVLPKLGKIPVADISQIDIRDALKPIWHAKADTARKALNRLSIVLRHAAALGLEVDLQATDKAKALLGRSRHTPQHIPAMPWIEVPEFYRTLEVPTTTNLALRILILTAVRSSPLRFMRYDQIEDGVWTIPAEQMKGRLGSTSDFRVPLSNEALAVVEATKPYDRDGHLFPGLQKGVISDMTMGQHMRKAGLAYRPHGFRSSFRDWVAERTNAPREIAETCLGHVSGSQVERAYRRTDYLDQRQNIMEAWGKFVAGILDGAQK from the coding sequence ATGGCGCGACCTAAACACAAACTTTCGGCAATGGAGGTCAAATCCCTGCCGCCCGGCAAGTACTGTGACGGGGACGGACTTTGGCTGCACAGACGGGACGATGGCGGAGCGCAGTGGTTCCTGAGGGTGACGGCCCCTGGTCGACGAAGGGAGATGGGGTTAGGATCGGCGGCAGAGGTTTCCCTCAAAGAGGTCCGGCAATCCGCTGAACATTGGCGGTCCTTCGCGCGGCAAGGGATCGACCCCATCAAGCAACGTGAGAAGGAACGACGGGAGGCTGAACGCAATCTGCACTGTCTGGCCGATGTTGCCTTAGAAGCGTTTGAATGCCGCAAGGCCGAACTTAAGGGCGACGGCAAGGCCGGGCGGTGGTTTTCACCCCTAGAACTCCATGTGCTACCGAAGCTGGGCAAGATCCCCGTCGCAGATATCTCTCAGATTGACATACGGGACGCTCTGAAGCCCATTTGGCATGCCAAGGCGGATACGGCCCGGAAAGCCCTCAATCGGCTTAGCATCGTCCTCAGACACGCTGCTGCCCTAGGCCTTGAGGTGGACCTACAAGCTACTGACAAGGCCAAGGCTCTGCTGGGCAGGTCGAGACATACGCCGCAGCATATTCCCGCCATGCCGTGGATTGAGGTCCCTGAATTTTACCGAACCCTTGAAGTTCCAACGACCACCAATTTAGCGCTCAGGATATTGATCCTAACAGCGGTCCGCTCCAGCCCCCTGCGGTTTATGCGATACGACCAGATTGAGGACGGCGTTTGGACTATTCCGGCTGAGCAGATGAAAGGTCGGCTGGGCAGCACATCAGACTTCCGCGTACCACTGTCAAACGAAGCCCTTGCCGTGGTGGAAGCCACCAAGCCCTATGATCGGGACGGCCATCTATTCCCCGGCCTCCAGAAGGGCGTGATTTCGGACATGACGATGGGGCAGCACATGCGGAAAGCCGGGCTGGCATACAGGCCGCATGGCTTCCGGTCCAGCTTCCGGGACTGGGTGGCTGAACGGACGAATGCGCCAAGAGAGATTGCGGAAACCTGTCTAGGCCACGTCAGCGGCAGTCAGGTCGAAAGGGCATACCGAAGAACGGACTATTTAGATCAGAGGCAGAATATCATGGAAGCGTGGGGAAAGTTTGTCGCTGGCATTTTGGACGGGGCGCAAAAATGA
- a CDS encoding SCO family protein, with protein MIDRRTAMMGAAGTMLLGRPSRAQHMHHGFDPTTPQPPSQLLREYQMPTVPLVDQAGTAVDLADELLNSGPVLMTFIFTTCPGICPILSSVVAGTIDMLGTDSTNVRFWSVTIAPDHDGPAELAAYGAMFDAGPEWRLFTGAPEAINAVRVAFDADSDIKMAHRALYLLRIEEDAWARFEGDVTPDDLAAATREVLAT; from the coding sequence ATGATAGATCGGCGGACGGCGATGATGGGGGCAGCAGGGACGATGCTGTTGGGCAGACCTTCACGCGCTCAGCACATGCATCATGGGTTTGATCCCACGACCCCGCAGCCCCCGTCACAACTGTTGCGGGAGTATCAGATGCCGACAGTGCCGTTGGTAGATCAGGCTGGCACCGCGGTTGATCTTGCGGATGAGTTGCTGAATTCGGGTCCGGTACTGATGACCTTCATTTTCACTACCTGCCCCGGCATCTGCCCCATTCTGTCGTCGGTCGTGGCCGGAACAATCGACATGCTTGGCACCGACAGCACCAATGTTCGGTTCTGGTCGGTCACGATCGCCCCCGATCACGATGGCCCGGCCGAACTGGCCGCTTATGGCGCCATGTTTGACGCCGGGCCTGAGTGGCGCCTCTTTACCGGCGCACCAGAAGCGATCAACGCGGTGCGAGTGGCTTTTGACGCGGATAGCGATATCAAGATGGCACACCGCGCGCTCTATCTGCTGCGCATCGAAGAGGACGCGTGGGCCCGGTTCGAGGGGGATGTGACGCCCGACGACCTTGCCGCAGCCACCCGCGAGGTGCTGGCAACGTGA
- a CDS encoding matrixin family metalloprotease, producing the protein MRHVLVAVFTASAMMSPCYAQELDPNDANEALGQLAEAARENVSSMSFEEFRDSTPFVEETGKYYVNGDTPIRNEKLLHEFWLRNVANAPPIPAGEVPEFAIITVGGLDQIWTVRQRHALTYCVSTAFGSRHGSVVAEMEAATAAWEAVADLQFHYIQSEDQTCDTSNDRVLFDVRPVNANGTFLAAAFFPNDPRPERSVVIDASSFDLDPNQALTLRGILRHELGHVLGGRHEHTRPEAGTCFEDQDWRGVTDYDAFSVMHYPQCNGLGDWTLRLTESDKNGIACIYGAAAGFSIDTAICEPASGVDVATREEFGPFELSAGDIVSIGSFPVVPGTSFRAEMTGEGDPDLYVRFDGPVTIAGYDCRPYTAGAVEECVIDVPADKSLANVIVHGYGASTANVTIERTAP; encoded by the coding sequence ATGAGACATGTCTTGGTTGCCGTATTCACTGCGAGCGCAATGATGTCACCTTGCTATGCACAGGAACTCGACCCCAATGACGCCAACGAAGCCTTGGGGCAACTTGCCGAGGCGGCACGCGAAAACGTAAGCAGCATGAGTTTCGAAGAATTCCGCGACAGCACGCCATTTGTCGAAGAAACCGGAAAATATTACGTCAATGGTGACACCCCGATCCGCAATGAAAAGCTGCTGCACGAATTTTGGCTGCGTAACGTGGCTAACGCGCCGCCGATTCCAGCGGGCGAGGTGCCGGAATTTGCCATCATCACGGTTGGCGGGCTGGACCAGATCTGGACGGTCAGACAACGCCATGCGCTGACCTACTGTGTCAGCACAGCATTCGGCAGCCGCCACGGCAGCGTCGTCGCCGAGATGGAGGCGGCGACCGCAGCATGGGAGGCGGTCGCCGATCTGCAATTCCATTATATCCAGTCCGAGGATCAGACGTGCGACACGTCGAATGACCGCGTGTTGTTTGATGTGCGCCCAGTGAACGCAAACGGCACGTTTCTTGCCGCGGCATTCTTTCCCAATGATCCGCGGCCCGAGCGCAGTGTGGTGATCGATGCGTCGTCGTTTGACCTTGATCCCAATCAGGCACTGACCCTGCGCGGCATCCTGCGCCATGAACTGGGTCATGTCCTTGGCGGGCGGCACGAACACACGCGGCCAGAGGCAGGCACTTGCTTTGAGGATCAGGACTGGCGTGGGGTCACTGACTATGATGCGTTTTCGGTAATGCACTACCCGCAGTGCAACGGTCTGGGGGATTGGACCCTGCGACTAACCGAATCTGACAAGAACGGCATCGCCTGTATCTATGGCGCGGCTGCGGGGTTCAGCATCGATACGGCGATCTGCGAACCTGCCTCAGGTGTCGATGTGGCGACGCGCGAAGAGTTCGGCCCGTTTGAGTTGTCTGCCGGTGACATCGTGTCGATTGGCAGCTTTCCGGTGGTGCCGGGGACATCTTTCCGCGCCGAGATGACAGGTGAGGGGGATCCGGATCTCTATGTGCGCTTTGATGGTCCGGTCACAATCGCTGGTTACGACTGTCGACCCTACACGGCAGGTGCGGTTGAGGAATGCGTCATCGATGTGCCCGCTGACAAGTCTCTCGCCAACGTAATAGTGCATGGCTATGGGGCGAGCACTGCCAATGTGACCATTGAAAGGACCGCGCCGTGA
- a CDS encoding serine protease: MRWGWLIALLWGIAASAQDIPVLESRIDGGLRALNLRVGASERTGESPVVWKDGISIPDTDYLRLLIRVEGPPAPQTAKLYLFSELEQEFIVPLADVPESGYWTGLIPNGQVTMALYTPDLLSGDTTLIIENMSLQQDELVLYSVHGENQLWPIASPEVPDEVQALSGPVAFLSFFDAGVPRTCTGFLIEPDLLLTNEHCIRSSESCSSMTAVFGYQRNAEGGLAMGPQRGCKGYAAHQSNFDLDVTAVRLSSSPGEVYGVINMPEEPMDPAGALIIIQHPGDLPKQVSIADCEVIASPVSGRGPDSDFTHTCDTANGSSGAPILNAAGQLVGVHHFGFEEAPDSAWHENRGVLATLIIAWMAENVGLQSQ; encoded by the coding sequence ATGAGATGGGGCTGGCTGATCGCGCTGCTCTGGGGCATTGCGGCCTCGGCGCAGGATATCCCCGTGCTGGAATCACGCATTGACGGCGGATTGCGCGCGCTGAACCTGAGGGTCGGCGCATCAGAGCGCACGGGCGAGTCCCCGGTCGTTTGGAAGGATGGGATCAGCATTCCCGACACCGATTATCTGCGCTTGCTGATCCGGGTCGAGGGGCCGCCTGCGCCGCAGACCGCCAAACTCTACCTCTTTTCCGAACTGGAACAGGAGTTCATTGTCCCGCTCGCTGACGTGCCTGAAAGCGGCTATTGGACGGGGCTGATCCCAAACGGGCAGGTCACGATGGCGCTCTATACTCCGGACCTGCTAAGTGGTGACACCACGCTCATCATCGAAAACATGTCGCTCCAGCAAGATGAGCTTGTGCTCTATTCGGTCCATGGTGAAAACCAACTGTGGCCGATCGCATCCCCCGAAGTTCCCGATGAGGTGCAAGCGCTTTCAGGGCCAGTGGCGTTCTTGTCCTTCTTTGATGCCGGCGTGCCGCGAACCTGCACCGGGTTTCTAATCGAGCCGGATCTGTTGCTGACGAATGAGCATTGCATTCGCTCATCGGAATCCTGCAGTTCGATGACCGCCGTCTTTGGGTATCAACGCAATGCCGAAGGTGGGCTAGCGATGGGGCCTCAGCGAGGATGCAAGGGATATGCGGCCCATCAATCGAACTTTGACCTGGACGTGACGGCCGTTCGCCTGTCGTCCTCACCGGGCGAGGTATACGGCGTCATCAACATGCCCGAGGAGCCGATGGACCCCGCCGGGGCGCTGATCATCATTCAACATCCCGGAGATTTGCCTAAGCAGGTGTCGATCGCAGATTGTGAGGTGATCGCAAGCCCGGTGTCGGGACGCGGACCAGACAGTGATTTCACCCATACCTGCGACACGGCGAACGGGTCATCAGGTGCGCCGATTCTCAACGCCGCCGGTCAATTGGTGGGCGTTCATCATTTCGGCTTTGAGGAAGCGCCAGACAGCGCGTGGCACGAAAACAGGGGGGTTTTGGCGACGCTGATCATCGCGTGGATGGCAGAAAATGTCGGGCTGCAATCGCAGTGA
- a CDS encoding S8 family peptidase, which translates to MRSVAMAMVLALGATEIAAQSAVPELVLEWRSKGENAAELSTEMETFYLSLFNSGNLTLRKIKMDKSPFAERVLRDEKLFFGAYFPQSIDAMMCDLNPHLCRRDRNAASERQLRSLTSHVAGYVISQGRWRTKLGDTITVPDYNFRTITTLTRQQVPSDWDVSQFTVSAQMDCSAFKGSCDDVIARFNPPIINAPGGMRSVTLPQLQLQTAVTLRTDPQSKLVRSLVGSLVTSDRSKVFVDPTAIFAPAWQKQFASISLNDLALKILQPNLRTTGSVKDYGLSDEPLVADQIDLFKLIHHPFANMEELSEQHRHPVDVVIIDSAVTQGHCDLPSLILGDGEVLDPPETEEGVASDVDADTTVVPASTVAETQVECSEIDPLALSQSEHGAAVAGVIASPENGRGMVGINPYARLHMISFDKTLSRDRQIVRLAEQIMVDIPVGVRVANLSFGLLPDFQGNGEVENALRIYESRLLIVAAAGNEAKMLNNGCSLIPACLNALENVITVVGLNDSFENPAPWRTASQGSNTSPRFEIGAPAMNVLTTTSGNVFARMSGTSFAAPQVTAAASLIFSTGEFIYGDNPEVLQTGGQLAPKVVKDRLIYTADFFPGLNGQILAGRLNIERAINLQYAQFELFDGRRIVGQVVGGPDTIACRSPDPAEQFQSWWNIRRLTFNDAKDRHILFQHVGAGDGSRYSELDRNGSCLVATLSPMVDVRVTIDGVPEVVSFPFREIRDYTSPLFQG; encoded by the coding sequence ATGAGATCCGTTGCCATGGCGATGGTTCTCGCGCTGGGTGCAACCGAGATCGCGGCGCAGTCTGCGGTCCCTGAACTTGTGCTCGAATGGCGCTCAAAAGGCGAAAACGCCGCTGAACTTTCGACCGAGATGGAAACGTTTTACCTCTCGCTCTTCAACTCCGGAAATCTGACTCTGCGTAAAATAAAAATGGACAAAAGCCCGTTCGCCGAACGTGTCCTACGCGACGAGAAGCTGTTTTTCGGCGCGTATTTTCCCCAGAGCATCGACGCAATGATGTGCGATCTCAACCCGCACCTGTGTCGGCGCGATCGCAATGCGGCGTCTGAACGGCAGTTGCGCAGCCTGACGTCCCATGTGGCTGGGTATGTCATCAGCCAAGGGCGGTGGCGCACCAAGCTGGGCGACACGATAACGGTGCCGGACTACAATTTTCGGACAATCACCACGCTGACCCGCCAGCAGGTGCCGAGCGATTGGGACGTCAGCCAATTCACGGTCAGCGCGCAGATGGATTGCTCGGCCTTCAAGGGCTCGTGCGACGATGTGATCGCGCGGTTCAACCCGCCGATCATCAACGCCCCCGGCGGTATGCGCAGCGTGACCCTGCCACAATTGCAATTGCAGACGGCCGTGACACTACGAACCGATCCGCAATCGAAACTGGTCCGAAGCTTGGTTGGCTCGCTGGTGACATCCGATCGGAGCAAGGTTTTTGTCGATCCCACAGCGATCTTTGCACCGGCCTGGCAAAAGCAGTTCGCCAGCATTTCCCTGAATGATCTTGCGCTGAAAATCCTGCAACCGAATTTGCGCACTACAGGCAGCGTGAAGGATTATGGGCTGAGTGATGAACCGCTGGTGGCCGATCAGATTGACCTTTTCAAGCTGATCCACCACCCATTCGCCAACATGGAGGAGCTGTCAGAGCAGCACCGCCATCCAGTGGATGTTGTCATCATCGACAGCGCGGTGACGCAAGGCCACTGCGACCTGCCTTCATTGATCCTCGGTGACGGCGAGGTGCTAGACCCGCCTGAGACGGAGGAGGGCGTCGCGAGCGATGTGGACGCGGACACCACAGTTGTGCCTGCCAGCACCGTGGCAGAAACCCAGGTCGAGTGCAGCGAGATTGATCCATTGGCGCTGAGCCAGTCCGAGCATGGCGCGGCCGTCGCGGGGGTGATCGCGTCGCCTGAGAATGGCAGGGGCATGGTGGGCATTAACCCCTATGCGCGGCTGCACATGATCTCGTTCGACAAGACGCTCTCGAGGGACAGACAGATTGTCCGGCTCGCGGAGCAGATCATGGTGGATATCCCCGTTGGCGTGCGCGTGGCAAATCTGAGTTTCGGATTATTGCCTGATTTTCAAGGCAACGGCGAAGTCGAAAACGCGCTACGCATTTACGAAAGCCGCCTGCTGATCGTCGCAGCCGCAGGGAATGAGGCCAAAATGCTGAACAATGGCTGCTCGCTGATCCCCGCCTGCCTCAATGCATTGGAGAACGTCATTACAGTGGTTGGCCTCAACGATAGTTTCGAGAACCCAGCCCCGTGGCGCACCGCATCCCAAGGCAGCAACACCAGCCCCAGATTTGAAATTGGCGCGCCTGCGATGAATGTGCTGACCACCACGTCGGGCAATGTCTTTGCCCGGATGAGCGGCACGTCCTTTGCCGCGCCTCAGGTGACGGCTGCGGCGTCGCTGATCTTTTCGACCGGTGAATTCATCTATGGCGACAATCCAGAAGTGCTGCAAACGGGCGGTCAGCTTGCACCCAAGGTCGTGAAGGATCGACTGATCTATACCGCCGATTTCTTTCCGGGCCTGAACGGACAGATACTGGCAGGGCGGCTGAACATCGAGCGTGCGATCAACCTGCAATACGCCCAGTTTGAGCTGTTCGATGGTCGCCGGATCGTCGGTCAGGTGGTCGGTGGACCCGACACGATTGCCTGCCGCTCACCTGATCCCGCAGAACAATTCCAGTCGTGGTGGAACATTCGACGGCTTACGTTCAACGATGCAAAGGATCGCCATATTCTGTTCCAGCATGTCGGTGCAGGTGATGGCAGTCGCTACAGCGAGCTGGACCGCAATGGGTCCTGTCTGGTCGCGACCCTATCGCCCATGGTCGACGTGCGTGTAACAATCGACGGCGTGCCCGAAGTGGTCAGTTTTCCGTTCCGTGAGATCCGCGATTATACTTCGCCGCTCTTTCAGGGATGA
- a CDS encoding reverse transcriptase domain-containing protein: MMTVFNIPLLPSGSGYQNNSPHGFCKIDSVLLPQSKEGNTTITALATQLAKARKFEQRLRSKCENAWTDGNPSFPAHAKTYLTSRRCQLVALFEDNARQPLKDRLSLEEMATLATTYKALSCLNEAAKIWTEPKLSGGVRVICAFGPVARSYQRMVRTLLRMTYKPQDFQFTHLGSAAKIQLAMSLIKEKGYTHVAEIDIKDFFPSFSEGKLVAALPLPKEAIRQIVLAKGADWYPSYANTTQPHILSPPGIPQGSASSAEVAHWCIAHMSMEKVEGVDVINHADNFFIFAVSKLHMEGAAKALRSGIAGLLGGEFQGKTEQAGEIAKEFRMLGCCISMDKAGNLVADPTDTNLKKLVCRARTLKQRVHAKLTAAEFEADEGLRVEGLQDFLRLESLCHGWINAFKFCGPQIKYIEDEHLYDLDAIRDTYCITQSGLEPLKDASTLVNIKWYSGG; encoded by the coding sequence ATGATGACTGTGTTTAACATACCGCTTCTACCCAGCGGCTCAGGCTACCAAAATAACTCGCCACACGGCTTCTGCAAGATAGACAGTGTGCTACTCCCGCAGTCCAAAGAGGGCAATACGACAATAACCGCACTAGCCACCCAGCTTGCAAAGGCCCGGAAGTTCGAACAGAGGCTCCGATCTAAATGTGAAAATGCGTGGACCGATGGCAACCCCTCATTCCCAGCGCACGCGAAAACGTACCTCACAAGTAGGCGTTGCCAGCTGGTCGCCCTGTTTGAAGATAACGCGCGGCAGCCATTGAAAGACCGCTTGTCGCTAGAGGAGATGGCCACGTTGGCAACAACGTATAAAGCCCTCAGCTGCCTGAATGAAGCGGCCAAGATTTGGACCGAGCCAAAGTTATCAGGGGGCGTTCGCGTTATATGCGCCTTCGGTCCAGTGGCCCGCTCATACCAGCGCATGGTCCGCACACTCCTGCGCATGACCTACAAACCGCAGGATTTCCAGTTCACCCACCTCGGCTCTGCCGCAAAAATACAGTTGGCCATGAGCCTCATCAAAGAGAAAGGATACACACATGTAGCGGAGATCGACATAAAGGACTTCTTCCCCAGCTTTTCAGAGGGAAAACTCGTCGCCGCCTTGCCCCTCCCTAAAGAGGCAATAAGGCAGATCGTGTTGGCCAAGGGCGCTGACTGGTACCCATCCTATGCTAACACTACGCAACCACATATCTTATCCCCGCCCGGCATACCACAGGGCAGTGCATCTTCCGCAGAGGTAGCGCATTGGTGTATCGCGCACATGTCGATGGAAAAGGTCGAAGGCGTTGACGTTATCAACCACGCCGACAACTTTTTCATCTTCGCGGTATCCAAGCTACACATGGAAGGCGCAGCCAAAGCCCTGAGATCCGGCATTGCCGGACTGCTGGGAGGGGAATTTCAAGGAAAGACCGAGCAAGCAGGTGAGATAGCGAAAGAGTTCCGGATGCTGGGGTGCTGTATTTCTATGGACAAGGCTGGGAACCTTGTCGCCGACCCAACAGACACGAACCTCAAAAAGCTGGTCTGCCGCGCCCGCACACTCAAGCAGCGCGTGCATGCCAAGCTGACTGCGGCAGAATTTGAGGCCGATGAGGGTCTCCGTGTAGAGGGTCTACAGGATTTCTTACGGCTGGAAAGCCTGTGCCATGGCTGGATCAATGCGTTTAAGTTTTGCGGGCCGCAGATCAAGTATATTGAGGATGAGCACTTATACGACCTTGATGCGATCCGTGACACCTATTGCATTACTCAAAGTGGGCTTGAGCCGCTGAAGGACGCTTCTACCTTGGTAAACATCAAATGGTACAGCGGAGGCTAG
- a CDS encoding multicopper oxidase domain-containing protein gives MRSSRRNFLKGGATAASTLALAKAAGSAGGPDTVRESERRLKNLIAPNNTPPDLLSRPSPPVTPFGIWPLEEFAPPVALPLFTLTQAESAGMGDEEWWDLFRERFEMAADALRTEGFATPGPWTVRGEERPAGGNLKIDIGDLPDPSAHQRFFEFRPQKFYIHREVEFLWTYHAQYGEGSYSWGYHNVYRADDDTYQSTRACSPGPSFHTVYGEPILTRRINDLPDIGNSPGSAQLRFALPSTTSHLHNAHTASESDGFPSDWINPGEYWDHHYANFPSGNDDREKLSTLWYHDHRMDFTASNVYAGLDGFYMLFDDRDANNADDGTFGDKDSSWLLPSHDFDIPLILHDLLFAQEMDGEPRKFSRDETTRWTFESAQDWADFAGTNRGSILADGTRKAIKAHAYTGTDPAYEPSPQIIFDGFNTEGIIGDRWTVNRRIQPGLEVEPRKYRLRILNGGPSRLYEFYLHAQGAPESAFGRAEDDPEAGEPTTELDHPFIVICGDGNFQPNPVLAHSVFFGVAQRVDVIIDFSNYAGSTVYLVNRLEQEHGRGPNERKIDPKDYASDDDFFAANAVMAFQVGDLAEGAVQSDYGAPEEGDADPSAFPMLFREFPPVDFTEVRRERLWEFDYHGGLWTINGNIFDPNRVDAGIEQDSAEIWTLRNTGNGWHHPIHSHFTEFLIVERNSLPFLRGTIQTKQFVQEADVAALTPSSEAGALLRQSSPDANADASGFTGREGLAEIFKAPEMVEGLEDLDVEGLRDRLTPQLRSAIPGGDEGAADALVIPSEAIAALGDILATMELSEAIELVTDLLNGDFDAMKFRSYDLFAQWVEFLPLIGLGKPKVGRFLGGARRDVALLQPNAEVVIFARWKDFMGRHIMHCHNVVHEDHAMMVRWDIVPQGSGFDTPVDGDLIAQTLGDAVKTDRRVHIENHPEGGAHAPDDS, from the coding sequence ATGCGCAGTAGCAGACGCAATTTTCTCAAGGGTGGTGCAACTGCCGCATCTACATTAGCGCTGGCAAAGGCGGCTGGATCGGCCGGTGGCCCTGATACGGTCCGCGAAAGCGAACGGCGGTTGAAAAACCTCATTGCGCCCAACAATACGCCGCCCGACCTGCTGTCACGGCCCAGCCCTCCCGTCACACCGTTTGGAATCTGGCCGCTGGAAGAGTTCGCACCACCAGTCGCGCTGCCGTTATTCACACTGACCCAAGCTGAGTCGGCAGGAATGGGCGATGAGGAATGGTGGGATCTATTTCGCGAACGATTCGAGATGGCGGCCGACGCGCTACGCACGGAAGGGTTCGCAACACCCGGACCATGGACAGTTCGCGGAGAAGAGCGCCCGGCGGGCGGCAATCTAAAGATTGATATTGGCGATCTACCCGACCCCTCTGCCCATCAACGGTTCTTTGAATTCAGACCCCAAAAATTCTACATCCACCGTGAGGTCGAATTCCTGTGGACCTATCACGCGCAATACGGTGAAGGCTCGTATAGCTGGGGCTATCACAACGTCTATCGCGCCGATGACGACACCTACCAGAGCACACGAGCCTGTTCTCCGGGGCCGAGTTTTCACACTGTGTATGGCGAGCCAATTCTGACACGGCGGATCAATGATCTGCCGGATATCGGGAACAGTCCGGGCAGTGCGCAGCTTCGCTTTGCGCTGCCGTCGACAACGTCGCATCTGCATAACGCACATACCGCGTCAGAAAGTGACGGATTTCCCAGCGACTGGATCAATCCGGGCGAATACTGGGATCATCACTACGCCAACTTCCCGTCCGGCAACGATGATCGCGAGAAGTTATCGACGCTTTGGTATCACGATCATCGAATGGATTTCACTGCGTCGAACGTTTATGCGGGACTCGACGGATTCTACATGCTGTTCGATGATCGCGACGCCAACAACGCCGACGACGGCACCTTTGGCGACAAGGATTCCAGTTGGCTGCTACCCAGCCATGACTTCGATATTCCACTGATTTTGCATGACCTTCTTTTCGCCCAAGAGATGGATGGAGAGCCGCGCAAATTCAGCCGGGACGAGACGACTCGCTGGACCTTCGAGAGCGCGCAGGATTGGGCAGATTTCGCAGGGACCAATCGGGGCTCGATCTTGGCCGACGGCACAAGAAAGGCGATCAAGGCCCATGCCTACACCGGGACGGACCCGGCCTATGAGCCGTCGCCGCAGATCATCTTTGACGGGTTCAACACAGAAGGGATCATCGGAGATCGCTGGACCGTAAACCGGCGGATTCAGCCCGGCCTGGAGGTGGAGCCGCGTAAATACCGTCTGCGTATTCTGAATGGCGGACCATCGCGATTGTATGAGTTCTACCTGCACGCACAGGGCGCACCGGAATCGGCATTCGGTCGGGCCGAAGACGACCCCGAGGCAGGCGAGCCGACAACCGAGTTGGATCATCCGTTCATCGTGATCTGTGGCGACGGGAATTTTCAGCCGAACCCGGTTTTGGCACACAGCGTCTTTTTCGGCGTGGCACAGCGTGTAGACGTCATTATCGACTTTTCGAACTATGCTGGTTCGACCGTTTATCTGGTGAACCGACTAGAGCAAGAGCACGGTCGCGGGCCGAACGAACGCAAGATCGACCCTAAGGATTATGCCTCGGACGACGATTTCTTTGCAGCGAATGCAGTGATGGCGTTTCAGGTCGGCGATTTGGCCGAGGGCGCTGTACAGTCGGACTATGGCGCGCCCGAAGAAGGCGATGCCGACCCAAGCGCGTTTCCCATGCTGTTTCGGGAGTTTCCGCCGGTGGACTTTACCGAAGTCAGACGCGAACGACTGTGGGAGTTCGACTATCACGGTGGGCTCTGGACGATTAACGGCAACATCTTTGATCCCAACCGGGTGGATGCGGGAATCGAACAGGATTCCGCCGAGATCTGGACCCTGCGCAACACCGGCAATGGCTGGCATCATCCAATCCACAGCCACTTCACCGAGTTTCTGATCGTCGAGCGCAACAGTCTGCCGTTCCTGCGCGGAACGATCCAGACAAAGCAATTCGTACAGGAAGCCGATGTAGCGGCACTGACGCCATCGTCAGAAGCGGGGGCGCTGCTGAGGCAGAGTAGTCCGGACGCAAATGCCGACGCGAGCGGATTTACCGGACGTGAGGGACTGGCCGAGATTTTCAAGGCACCCGAGATGGTAGAGGGTCTAGAGGACCTCGATGTCGAAGGGCTAAGGGATCGACTGACACCGCAGCTCAGAAGTGCCATTCCGGGCGGCGACGAAGGAGCCGCCGATGCGCTGGTTATTCCGAGCGAGGCGATCGCCGCGCTTGGTGACATTCTCGCCACTATGGAATTGTCCGAGGCAATTGAGCTGGTGACAGATCTGCTCAATGGTGACTTCGACGCGATGAAGTTCCGCAGCTATGACCTCTTCGCACAATGGGTCGAATTCCTGCCACTGATCGGGTTGGGAAAACCCAAGGTGGGCCGGTTCCTAGGGGGGGCGCGGCGCGACGTGGCGCTGCTGCAACCCAACGCCGAGGTCGTGATCTTTGCCCGTTGGAAGGACTTCATGGGGCGTCACATCATGCACTGCCACAATGTGGTGCACGAGGATCACGCGATGATGGTCCGCTGGGATATCGTCCCACAGGGTAGCGGGTTTGACACGCCGGTCGATGGTGACCTGATCGCGCAGACATTGGGTGACGCGGTCAAGACAGATCGGCGCGTACATATCGAGAACCATCCCGAAGGCGGCGCGCATGCGCCCGACGATAGTTGA